In Paenibacillus sp. FSL M7-0420, a single genomic region encodes these proteins:
- a CDS encoding PhzF family phenazine biosynthesis protein, translating into MQNIKVYHYDAFSSIPNKGNPAGVVLDGGALSEEQMQDIAAKVGFNETAFPLKSTQADLRIRYFTPGHEINLCGHATLATLFALKTKSLLGDANELTIETKAGVLPIRFTEDHDSLYMTMRQASPQFQPFNGSLEDLARSIGLEPGDIDQTLPTMYGSTGTWTLIVPVKSLSAFTRMQPDNQRFPEVLKEMPRSSIHPFCQQTYDPDARMHARHFSSPFSGTTEDPVTGTASGVMGAYYSRYISRQTAALELVIEQGQEIGRDGRVRVSVSDNGNTIEVTGNAVYVGEFDVML; encoded by the coding sequence GTGCAGAACATCAAAGTCTATCATTACGATGCGTTCAGCAGCATTCCAAACAAAGGGAACCCGGCAGGGGTTGTCCTGGACGGCGGAGCACTCTCGGAGGAGCAAATGCAGGACATTGCAGCGAAGGTTGGTTTTAATGAGACGGCGTTTCCGTTAAAATCCACCCAGGCGGATCTCAGAATCCGCTATTTTACACCCGGGCATGAGATTAATCTCTGCGGCCATGCGACCCTAGCGACGTTATTTGCTCTGAAGACCAAGAGCCTCCTTGGAGACGCTAACGAGCTGACGATCGAGACCAAAGCAGGAGTCTTGCCCATCCGTTTCACAGAAGATCACGACAGCCTCTATATGACGATGAGACAGGCCAGCCCGCAGTTTCAACCCTTTAACGGATCGCTTGAAGACCTGGCCCGCTCGATCGGCCTCGAACCCGGTGATATTGATCAGACCCTGCCAACCATGTACGGCAGTACAGGCACATGGACCTTAATCGTCCCCGTCAAAAGCCTGTCCGCCTTCACCCGGATGCAGCCTGACAACCAGCGGTTCCCTGAGGTGCTGAAGGAGATGCCCCGCTCATCCATTCACCCGTTCTGCCAGCAGACGTATGATCCTGATGCCCGTATGCACGCCCGCCATTTCTCCTCCCCGTTCTCTGGGACCACCGAGGACCCGGTGACTGGCACCGCCTCCGGGGTGATGGGAGCCTACTATTCCAGGTACATCAGCAGACAGACCGCTGCGCTAGAGCTTGTAATCGAACAGGGCCAAGAGATCGGCAGGGACGGCAGAGTCAGAGTGTCCGTGTCTGATAACGGCAACACTATAGAAGTGACTGGAAACGCAGTTTATGTGGGTGAATTTGATGTGATGCTGTGA
- a CDS encoding NAD(P)H oxidoreductase — MSVLIVVSHPRQDSLTFQVARRFAEGLSQAGHDYEILDLHGIGFDPVLQGREELHMTAGEQEYPYSPELEREMERLRQHDGLAFVFPLWWWHLPAMLKGYIDRVLNNRVAYGTSNLHDYRALWLALAGVTEEQMKKRSYDEATTRLLNVGIADYCGITDSRVEFLYDTASSAPGHREALLEQAYQAGLHYGKGEN, encoded by the coding sequence ATGAGCGTATTAATCGTCGTATCGCATCCGAGACAAGATTCCCTGACCTTCCAGGTGGCCCGCCGTTTCGCTGAGGGATTGAGCCAGGCCGGCCATGATTATGAGATATTGGATTTGCATGGGATAGGATTTGACCCTGTTCTACAAGGGCGGGAGGAACTCCATATGACTGCAGGTGAACAGGAATACCCCTATTCTCCTGAATTAGAGCGGGAAATGGAGCGGTTGCGGCAGCATGACGGCCTGGCCTTTGTTTTTCCGCTGTGGTGGTGGCATCTGCCAGCCATGCTGAAGGGGTATATCGACCGGGTGCTGAACAACAGGGTTGCCTACGGCACAAGTAATCTGCATGATTATCGTGCGCTGTGGCTGGCTCTGGCAGGCGTAACAGAGGAGCAGATGAAGAAGCGCAGCTATGATGAGGCCACCACGCGTCTGCTGAACGTAGGGATTGCCGATTATTGCGGAATCACAGACTCCAGAGTAGAATTCCTCTACGATACTGCGAGTTCCGCACCCGGACACCGTGAGGCGTTGCTGGAACAGGCCTATCAGGCGGGACTACATTATGGCAAAGGGGAAAACTGA
- a CDS encoding beta-N-acetylhexosaminidase, which yields MDEPLDRQTSNNGPLTGVQQQIAAVAGGQWRLSAGFKARIVDNARSDNNSVLNETVFMVLGQFSGILTPADYIMTLVHGGAEPPASGDIVIELTDHEAAGDLDSQEAYVIDIGTYAKITASSERAVMYGLWTLLQRLADDGSVPCGTITDYPVIRERALHIDIGRKFYSQDWLLERIREMSRLRLNTLQLHFSENEGFRLMSESHPEVVSEQALTKQEMKAIILEAQRYHVDIIPSLDSPGHLGQALRTHPEWLLKDAAGTPAPGALDITNPAARRFVLDLIDEYAELFAGSRYFHIGGDEFINFAEFDKYPQLAEYARNVLNISGGTGVDTYIDYLNEVAEHLESKGWTVRAWNDGLYRADQIQRVAPKPSIQITYWTKWHPMMAPVEDILTKGHQVINYNDGYLYYVLGEHAGYTYPTGEKIRASWHPGLFPNRTGEAKQEYTGAYPRELIGSTFSIWSDKPEAQSEAEVASGLRGPLRAMAELAWLGKKDTAE from the coding sequence ATGGATGAACCATTAGATCGGCAAACCTCCAATAACGGCCCGCTTACCGGTGTACAGCAGCAGATTGCGGCGGTAGCCGGGGGACAATGGCGCTTGTCTGCCGGGTTCAAAGCGCGAATTGTGGACAATGCGAGATCGGATAATAACAGTGTTCTGAACGAAACAGTCTTTATGGTTCTGGGCCAATTCTCGGGCATTCTGACCCCCGCTGACTACATCATGACTCTTGTACACGGGGGCGCGGAGCCGCCCGCTTCAGGCGATATCGTCATTGAGCTGACGGATCATGAAGCAGCGGGAGACCTGGACAGCCAGGAAGCTTACGTCATTGACATCGGGACTTATGCGAAGATCACCGCGTCAAGTGAACGGGCCGTGATGTATGGTCTGTGGACATTGCTGCAGCGGCTGGCAGATGACGGCTCCGTGCCTTGCGGCACCATCACCGATTACCCTGTCATTCGAGAGCGGGCGCTGCATATCGACATTGGCCGCAAATTCTACAGCCAAGACTGGCTCCTGGAGCGGATTAGAGAGATGTCCCGGCTGCGGCTGAATACGCTGCAGCTGCATTTTTCCGAGAACGAAGGCTTCCGGCTGATGAGCGAGAGCCATCCTGAGGTAGTGTCGGAGCAAGCTTTAACCAAGCAGGAGATGAAGGCGATTATTCTTGAGGCACAGCGTTATCATGTGGATATCATACCTTCATTGGATTCACCGGGGCATCTGGGACAGGCGCTCCGCACTCATCCCGAGTGGCTGCTTAAGGATGCAGCGGGAACTCCGGCTCCGGGGGCGCTGGATATTACGAATCCGGCAGCCCGCCGGTTCGTGCTGGATTTGATTGACGAATACGCGGAGTTATTTGCGGGCAGCCGTTATTTTCATATTGGCGGGGATGAATTCATCAACTTCGCGGAGTTCGATAAGTACCCGCAGCTTGCGGAGTATGCCCGGAATGTGCTGAACATCAGCGGAGGCACGGGCGTGGATACTTATATTGATTACCTTAACGAGGTTGCTGAACATCTGGAGTCGAAGGGCTGGACCGTCCGTGCCTGGAATGATGGCCTCTATCGTGCGGATCAGATTCAGCGGGTCGCGCCCAAGCCGTCCATCCAGATCACGTATTGGACGAAGTGGCACCCGATGATGGCCCCGGTGGAAGACATTCTCACCAAGGGGCATCAGGTAATCAACTACAATGATGGCTACTTGTATTATGTGCTGGGTGAACATGCAGGCTACACGTATCCGACTGGCGAGAAAATCCGCGCCTCCTGGCATCCCGGCCTGTTCCCGAACCGTACCGGGGAAGCTAAGCAGGAATACACCGGAGCCTATCCGCGTGAACTCATCGGCAGCACCTTCTCCATCTGGAGCGATAAGCCGGAAGCGCAGAGCGAAGCGGAAGTAGCGTCAGGCCTGCGCGGACCGCTGCGGGCGATGGCGGAGCTGGCTTGGCTGGGGAAGAAGGATACGGCTGAGTAG
- a CDS encoding winged helix-turn-helix transcriptional regulator, with product MTEQSDDSVPKKYRVGVEAALEVMGGKWKPLIIYHLMTGPKRTSELLRLIPGITQKVLTAQLRGLENDEIISRTIYQEIPPRVEYELTAYGWGLKPALDLLCYWGEEHLDRIHGDRSKVLEDF from the coding sequence ATGACTGAACAGAGTGACGATAGCGTTCCTAAGAAGTATAGAGTCGGAGTAGAGGCGGCGCTGGAAGTGATGGGCGGTAAGTGGAAGCCGCTGATTATCTACCATCTGATGACCGGACCCAAGCGTACCTCCGAGCTGCTGCGGCTCATCCCCGGCATCACCCAGAAAGTGCTGACCGCCCAGTTAAGAGGCCTGGAGAACGATGAAATAATCTCGCGGACCATCTACCAGGAGATTCCGCCCAGAGTGGAGTATGAGCTGACGGCCTACGGCTGGGGGCTGAAGCCCGCGCTGGACCTGTTATGCTACTGGGGAGAGGAGCATCTGGACAGGATTCATGGCGACAGGTCCAAGGTGCTGGAAGACTTTTAG